The following are from one region of the Jeongeupia sp. USM3 genome:
- the rplJ gene encoding 50S ribosomal protein L10: MSLNLEDKKAVVAEISAVVASAQTIVVAEYRGVGVASMTLLRKQARESGVYLRVLKNTLARRAVEGTPFAGLADHMVGPLVYGISEDPVAAAKVLNTFAKKDEKIVIKAGSYEGQVMDQAGVAALASIPSREELLSKLLYVMQAPVAGFARGLAALAEKKQAGEPAAAEAVPAEA; the protein is encoded by the coding sequence TTGAGTCTCAATCTCGAAGACAAAAAGGCCGTCGTAGCTGAGATCTCGGCAGTAGTTGCCAGCGCTCAGACCATCGTCGTTGCCGAGTATCGGGGTGTCGGGGTTGCCAGCATGACTCTGTTGCGCAAGCAAGCGCGCGAGTCCGGCGTATACCTGCGTGTTCTGAAGAACACGCTGGCACGCCGTGCGGTCGAAGGTACGCCGTTCGCCGGCCTGGCCGACCATATGGTCGGTCCGCTGGTTTACGGTATTTCCGAAGACCCGGTTGCTGCAGCCAAGGTGCTGAACACGTTTGCCAAGAAGGACGAGAAGATCGTCATCAAGGCGGGTTCGTATGAAGGTCAGGTGATGGACCAGGCCGGCGTTGCCGCGCTGGCGTCGATCCCGAGCCGCGAAGAGCTGCTGTCGAAGCTGCTCTACGTCATGCAAGCCCCGGTGGCTGGCTTCGCCCGTGGCCTTGCCGCGCTGGCAGAGAAGAAGCAAGCCGGCGAACCGGCTGCGGCCGAAGCTGTTCCGGCCGAAGCGTAA
- the rplL gene encoding 50S ribosomal protein L7/L12 has protein sequence MALSKDDILEAVAGLTVMELNDLVKAFEEKFGVSAAAVAVAGPAAGAGAAAAEEKTEFDVILTGAGANKVGVIKVVREVTGLGLKEAKDLVDGAPKPLKEGIAKADAEAMVKKLVEAGATAEMK, from the coding sequence ATGGCTCTGTCCAAAGACGATATCCTCGAAGCCGTTGCTGGCTTGACCGTGATGGAACTGAACGACCTGGTGAAGGCGTTCGAAGAGAAGTTCGGCGTTTCGGCTGCTGCCGTTGCCGTTGCTGGCCCGGCTGCTGGTGCTGGCGCTGCTGCTGCAGAAGAGAAGACCGAGTTCGACGTGATCCTGACCGGCGCTGGCGCCAACAAGGTCGGCGTGATCAAGGTCGTTCGCGAAGTGACCGGCCTGGGTCTGAAGGAAGCCAAGGACCTGGTCGACGGCGCGCCGAAGCCGCTGAAGGAAGGCATTGCCAAGGCTGACGCTGAAGCCATGGTCAAGAAGCTGGTCGAAGCAGGTGCTACTGCCGAGATGAAGTAA